In Chryseobacterium sp. C-71, the genomic window ATAATTGGTCTCAGCGTCAAAACATGACGTATTAAAATTATTTGAAAATATTAATTCGTTATTGATGATATCAATTAGTAATAGAGTAATGATGAAAATAAGAAGAATCTTATTTTAAATATTTATAAGTTCTAAACTCTATAAAATTTTAATTAAAAAACTCAGGATAATTTCCTGAGTTTTTTGTTTTTTATGTGAATATGGAGAAAATTGGCTTTCAGAAATGGCTTAAAAATCGATTTTCTACTTTTTTTCGATAATGTATATCAAACTTGAAAATTCGTTAGAAAATAATGCTTTTACGTTAGAAATCGTTCCGTGCACGACTGCTTTTAGCCAAAATAGGGGTGATTTTTTGTATTTTTCGCTCAACATCGAGATGTAGTAGGAATCTAAAACCAAAGGTTTAATTTTTCTCATTTTCCAATTTTGATTTTTTGAAATGAGATTTTCCATTCCATTTTTAGAGAAATGGTAGATATGTCTTGGTACGTCATAAGCTGCCCAAAATTCTTTATAGTGTTTTGCATCGTAAGAAGTAGGGTTGGGAACTGCAATAATCAATAAACCTTTTTCTTTTAATTTTGAATGAAAGATTGAAAGCATTTCACTTTGGTTTTCGATGTGTTCAAAAACATGCCATAGCGTAATTGCATCTAAGCTTTCATTTTCAATTAAATTAATATTTGCTATTATTTTTGCTTTTGAGACCTTATTTGTTGCTGCATTTTTAGCATCAGGATCTGGCTCAAATCCATAAGTTTCAAAATCATTTTCAATAAATTTTACAAATTCTCCTGCACCGCAACCATAATCTAATACCTTAGAATTCTTTTTTATTCTATCAATCAGAATAGTTTTCTTGTATTGAAGATTGAAAGATTGCAGAAATTTATACAGTTTTTCTTTTAAACTTCCTGAGTCCTGGTGATGAGAAATGTAATCTTCACTTTCATAGTATTTAGAAATGTTGGATGGAATAGGGGAGGTTTTAAAAACTCCTTTGGTTTCCGTTTCTTGTATTTCAAATATTTCCTGAGAAAGAAAATGATCTTTTATTTTCATTTTGATTATTGTATTTTAAAAATAAAGGTATTCAGAAAAGTTTTTAAGCCTCTAAATACCTTAGTTTATTATAAATGTTTCACGTGAAACATAATTGATTTATCGTCCTAAATAGACCATTAAAACGTTAATATCGGCCGGAGAAACACCACTTATTCTTCCTGCTTGAGCCAAAGTTTTAGGTCTTACTTTATTCATTTTTTGCTTTGCTTCCGAAGAAAGACTTGTGATTTTAATGTAATCAAAATCCTCAGGAATTTTTACATTTTCAAGTCTGTTCAGCTTAGCAACATTCTCTTTTTCCTTTTCGATATAGCCTTTATATTTGATATTAACTTCAGCTTGTTCTCTTACTTCATCGCTAAATTGAGATGTAAACTCTTTGATAGTGTCAATCAAATCAAGTTTATCTAAGGTAATATTAGGTCGCGTAAGAAATTGAGAAGCTCTGTAAGCCTGATCTACAGGATTACTTTCTATACTTTCTAAAATAGGATTGATAATTCCCGGCTTTAAAGAAGTTTCTCTAAGATAAGCTTCAAGTTCCTGACTTTTAATAATTTTCTCTTCAACCTTTTTTACTCTTTCCTCTTTTGCTAAACCTAAATTATATGCTTTTTCAGTCAATCTAATGTCTGCATTATCTTGTCTTAAAAGCAATCTGTATTCAGCTCTTGAAGTAAACATTCTGTAGGGTTCTTCAGTACCTTTGGTAATCAAATCATCGATTAAAACGCCGATATAAGCCTCATCTCTGTTAAGAATGAAGTCATCCTTTTCATGAACCTTATTGTGAGCATTAATACCTGCCATTAAGCCTTGTCCGGCAGCTTCTTCATAACCTGTAGTTCCGTTAATTTGGCCGGCAAAATATAAGTTATCAACCAGTTTAGTTTCTAAAGTATGCTTTAACTGGGTAGGAGGGAAGTAGTCATATTCAATAGCATAGCCTGGTCTGAATACTTTTACGTTTTCAAACCCTGGGATATGTTTCATTGCTTTGATCTGAACATCTTCAGGTAGAGAAGAACTGAATCCGTTTACATAGATTTCCACAGTTCTCCAACCTTCCGGTTCTACGAAAAGCTGGTGTCTTGTGCGCTCTGCGAAACGGTTGATTTTATCTTCAATACTTGGACAATATCTTGGCCCTAAACTTTGAATTGTACCATTGAACATTGGACTTCTGTCAAAACCTTCACGTAAAATATCGTGTACAGCTTCGTTGGTATAAACAATATGACAGCTTAATTGTTTAGTTAATTTTGGAGTATCTAAATAGCTGAATTTTTGAGGATTTTCATCTCCTTTTTGTTCTTCCATTTTAGAATAATCGAGGCTTCTTCCGTCTACTCTTGGTGGAGTACCGGTCTTCATTCTCCCAGCTTCAAAACCTAACGAAACCAATTGTTCGGTAATTCCGAAAGCTCTTGGTTCGCCCATTCTTCCACCGCCTAATTGTTTATCACCAACGTGGATTAAACCATTCAGGAAAGTACCGTTGGTAAGAACTACTGAACTTGATCTGATCTCAATTCCTAGAGAAGTTACAACACCTACTGCTTTATTATTTTCTATAATTAAGCTCTTTACCATATCCTGAAAGAAATCAAGATTGGGAGTGTTTTCTAATGCATAACGCC contains:
- a CDS encoding class I SAM-dependent methyltransferase — translated: MKIKDHFLSQEIFEIQETETKGVFKTSPIPSNISKYYESEDYISHHQDSGSLKEKLYKFLQSFNLQYKKTILIDRIKKNSKVLDYGCGAGEFVKFIENDFETYGFEPDPDAKNAATNKVSKAKIIANINLIENESLDAITLWHVFEHIENQSEMLSIFHSKLKEKGLLIIAVPNPTSYDAKHYKEFWAAYDVPRHIYHFSKNGMENLISKNQNWKMRKIKPLVLDSYYISMLSEKYKKSPLFWLKAVVHGTISNVKALFSNEFSSLIYIIEKK
- the mnmG gene encoding tRNA uridine-5-carboxymethylaminomethyl(34) synthesis enzyme MnmG, whose protein sequence is MISEIYDVIVVGAGHAGCEAAAAAANLGSKTLLVTMNMQTIGQMSCNPAMGGIAKGQIVREIDAMGGYSGIIADKSAIQFKMLNLSKGPAMWSPRTQNDRMLFAEEWRYALENTPNLDFFQDMVKSLIIENNKAVGVVTSLGIEIRSSSVVLTNGTFLNGLIHVGDKQLGGGRMGEPRAFGITEQLVSLGFEAGRMKTGTPPRVDGRSLDYSKMEEQKGDENPQKFSYLDTPKLTKQLSCHIVYTNEAVHDILREGFDRSPMFNGTIQSLGPRYCPSIEDKINRFAERTRHQLFVEPEGWRTVEIYVNGFSSSLPEDVQIKAMKHIPGFENVKVFRPGYAIEYDYFPPTQLKHTLETKLVDNLYFAGQINGTTGYEEAAGQGLMAGINAHNKVHEKDDFILNRDEAYIGVLIDDLITKGTEEPYRMFTSRAEYRLLLRQDNADIRLTEKAYNLGLAKEERVKKVEEKIIKSQELEAYLRETSLKPGIINPILESIESNPVDQAYRASQFLTRPNITLDKLDLIDTIKEFTSQFSDEVREQAEVNIKYKGYIEKEKENVAKLNRLENVKIPEDFDYIKITSLSSEAKQKMNKVRPKTLAQAGRISGVSPADINVLMVYLGR